The Mercurialis annua linkage group LG7, ddMerAnnu1.2, whole genome shotgun sequence genome includes the window GATTAAAGGTATTAACTTCGATCTACCTCATGTTGCTTCGGTTGCACCGGAATGTGATGGTGTTACTCACGTCGGCGGAGATATGTTTGCCTATGTTCCAAAGGTCGATGCTGTTATCATGAAGGTTAGAAACCAACTAGCTTATCGTCATTTGGATATTAACAGAGTTGCGTcaacttaaaatatttatttgaataactCACGAGCCTAATAAAGGTTTGATTATTCTATTTTGTTTGTATAATTTAttcatattataaataatatttttattttactgaaaaatttaacttttaattttttttatgcaaATATATCTAGAATCGAATCAAGTCTGGTTGATTTTAACTCTTAATTGTTCTACTGAAATTTGAGATTGAGATCCTAAAATAAAACTGACTtcgaactttaaattttagaatcTAGTCGAGAGGCCAAACTTCGATATTCATTATTTTTCTACATTATTTAATCAAGTTTTGGAATGCCCCCTCAGCGTCCCCTGACTCCGTTATTGTTCAATCGAATTgtctatttttaatttggtttgattttttgattaatttggtgTGCTGCACACTTCTACTTTGGTAATTGGGCTTATACATATCTTTGGATTGACAAAATAAGTTTATCGACCCTTAGTTTTAAGGTTTTTCTTTTTAAGATATACTACGATCTTTAAATGTTATTACTTTAATTcgtcattttttaaatttttataaacactTCATTTATAGCTGATTTGACTCGAAATAGTATAAGCTATGTACGATAAATTTTTTACATGCAGATGAATAATACTGCACAACATGAACTCAAAACGAGTAATGaatatatttggcaaaaatcaGAAAACCGGTAGACAAACCggtaaaatttaaagatagTAATATATTTGACATAGACACTAACATTATGggtagataaatttattttgccttAGAATTAATTATTGGTTTCTAATAATTTCTCACGAATTGATAAAGTGCAGTGGATTCTCCATGATTGGAACGATGAAGAATGCATAAAAATATTGAAGAAATGCAGGGAAGCAATTCCAAAGGACAAAGGAAAAGTGATAATTCTTGATGCTGTCATTGGGCAACCAAACGAGGACAAATTTGAAGGGGTTAAATTAATGTTAGACATTGTTATAATGGCTCACACCAACACAGGCAAAGAGAGGACATCAAGTGAATGGAATTCTATTCTGGTGAAGGCTGGTTTTAGCCATTATGTTATTAAGTCCATTCATGCAATTTATTCCATTATTGTGGCTTTTCCTTAGATTTGGAGGGATTTcttatttatctttaaattgtataatttattattgGAGAATTTCACTATTTTTTTAGACTTAAATTTTCATTGATGATAATAAATATTACAGAGATGAACGGTTTTTCAATAAATTGTAAGAACTATTCTAAGATAATGGTGAAAGCTGTTAATACAGTTATCAAATAGGGTTTTTTTCAACCATTAAAAGGTTGTCCAAATACACACAAAGTTGAAGTAATGACACTATATTTTAAAATCGCTTGAtgcttaaagttttaaacttttcaagttttatttttaatatagatCCAAAAATTATCTAATAAAACAAGAACAACCATTATACAAACATCCttaacaaaatccaaaattaataaaaatgtaacgactttttttttaaattggcttaatcaccaaaaaaaccctcaccttttagtcccttttcagttgcatcatgacgttgtaattttgtcagttgcaccctaattcgcactttTGGATTttaattccaccctcaaaatcaaattggacttttttcactcggaaaaaattcataaaaacccttataaactataaagtactcgtttgaactcttttccacataaaaagttaaaaattaatgacttattttaatttttttcaaatgaaaaagagatcaatttagtacttgagggtggaattgaaaaccaaaggtgcgaattagggtgcaactgacaaaattgcaacgtcagggtgcaactgaaaaggggttaaaaggtgagggttttttttgtgattaagcttttaaatttgagattttaatccaattaagaaaaaaattaattttttttaaccggTTAAAGATCCTTCAAAGCCAGACAAGAAAAGAGAAATATTTGAAGTGTTTCACcattaaatctaaataaatttaaattagagttaattacatataaaatcatggcTTTTACatcaagtttcaaaaataacatgacttttaaaacgtgtcaatcatagacaccacctttcaattttatcacgGGCAAAATTTTCAGTGAAATTTTACTGACTTGGACACTCTATGAGTCTACCAcatgtcatgccacgtcagcaaaaataccATTAAAAATTGCCgatgttatttaaaaaaaaagatggtgtgtataattgacacgttttaaaaatcatgttatttttgaaacgtGGTATAAAAgtcatgattttataataaacaatgAAAGATGAAGTTGATGAAGagatgaaacaaatttaaaggaGTTCTATAAATAAGCAAACAAACACACGCCATATGATTAGAACACGTGCCTCGAATCTAAAGAAAAAAGCAAACATGTGTCGCAGaagcaaagaaaataaaaagttaaaaaatcaaCTGGTAAGTATAACGACTCGTCAAATAAAGTTAAAACATAACAAgacataatttattatatagatCTTTTAGATATAGTAAAACAAGGGCTCTCATTTTAATATCCCTAAAATATACGATTTTGGTTTATCAACTTCCTcatcttttatttgtttttcctcaaatctttaaacttttatttttggttcATTGGGTTTTTAAGTGGATCTCATTTAATTTATTGGATCCTTATACTTTCACTTTTTAGTGTATTAGAATCATTGGTCGTTAAATGGCATTTAAGGACCTAATAAATAATGAATCAAAAAGTAAACGTTTAAGGATCTTAGAAAGGTAAATAGAAGATGAGGGATCTGATAAATTAAAATCGTATAATTTAAGGACTCCAATATAAATTTAGCCTAAAACAAATCtaactaaaatatatatgtagGACACCCCTTGTCATTTCTGGTAAGAAAAATACAGTAGTAAGGGTCCAGTTTTCCCATAATGTTAGCCATCCATTTTATAAGAAAATCAATTCCGATTTTCttatatatttcaaaatatagcaatgattaaatattaattcactaaaatatttttaaaaaagacactagaacaaattatttttattgaaattgaaAAGAGTTTTGAGATAAAAGCTAGAGAAAGTAGACTCTGTTTAGACTGAGAaggtataataaaattttaatctatattttaatatttagtataatttatttttatatttaaatggattaatttaattatttgtggTATATTAACATTTATTATAGTACTTTTAATGTACACCTCTAAAATCAATAAACACCTCTTGAACTGTTTTGAACATATGTTCGATGTTTTAAAATCAGATCAATTATGCCCCTCTGTGAAACGGATGGTTAACACTATTTTAAATATGGGCATCATTGAgccgtttaaaaagttacggctatatttaaacaaataaagtCACGATACTTATTTGTACTCCAATATAAACATTGGGGGGCAATGTTGAACCATTTCCCTAGAAATAATTGCATATTCATCTATTTGTCTTGATGTCCAAttataaagggttaattacatataaaatcaccatctttacgCGAAATTGCAAATATAACACGATCTTTAAAaagtggcaattcagggcaccacctttcatttcttttcaaaaacaacatgtacacatttttagtggcatttttgctgacgtggcatgacacgtggcacttaCATTGGGTGTctaagtcagcaaaattttatctaaaaacttgcccatgttatttttgaaaataaatgaaaggtgatgccctaaattgacacgttttaaaggtcgtgttatttttcgtgtaaaggtggtgattttatatgtaattaacccaattaaaaattaataaatagtagTATGTTAATGTAAAGTTCCCTAAAAATAATTGCATATTTCTATTTGTCTTGATGTCCAATTATATGTCAATAAATAGTATAATGTTAATGTAAAGTTCTTGCATACATATTTCTGTCGAAAccaaattcaaaagaaaaaacaacAAGTTAGAGATGGAAGAAACAAGAATTTCAGATTCAAAAGTAGAAAAACTAGAAGAAGAGAATGAGGAAGCACAGGCGGAAATTCAAATATGGAAATACATATTTGGATTCTCCATATTAGGAACAGTTAAGTGTGCCATTGAGCTTGGTATAGCCGACGCCATTGAAAATCATCATCAAGGTCTCATGACGCTTTCCGAGCTAGCATCCGCCGTTGGATGCACCGATCCATCCTACCTTTTTCGTATCATGCGGTTATTAGTGCACCAAAAGTTTTTCAAGGAGAGATCCACCATCGGATGCACCACAGGCTACGCCAACACACCTCTCTCTCGTAGATTGCTCCGTCGAGGAGAAAACAACATGgcggattttattttattggagAACAGCCCTCCGATGCTCGCACCATTCCAATGTCTGAGCAATCATGTTCGAGGAACTTCCGATAAGTCGATATTTGAGGAGGCAAATGGAGAAAATTTATGGAAATTTACGGAAGCGAATCCTGATCAGAGCAAACTATTTAGCGACGCGATGTCCAATGACGCTAGGGTTTTAATACCTAAAGTAATTAAAGGGTGCCCGGAGGTGTTTGACGGCATTACATCCTTGGTTGATGTCGGAGGAGGTGACGGGACTACTATAGGATTGTTGGTTAAGGCATTTCCTTGGATTAACGGTATTAACTTCGATCTACCTCATGTTGCTTTTGTTGCGCCAGAATGTGACGGTGTTACTCATGTTGGTGGTGATATGTTTGAATATGTTCCAAAGGCCGATGCCATAATCTTCAAGGTTAGCATGTAGCTACGACTTCTTTTttcattattatatattaagaCTAGACGTAACAAGTCAAgctaatttgagaaaaaatggaaCTAACtcgataaaaatttgaaatcaacTCAGTGTTAAATTAATCGAGCTCACATTCAAGCTACTCAAATTAAATGTTgagttatattaaaatattcgACTTGACATGTTCACAAACCAAATTGagtttttattaattgattttagacaaaataattttaaatatttataatttttactgtTTTGACAGATATAtctctaaaataatttaatcagtTTGATTCCTTAATCTTGCGAATCGATTCAAATATATTCATGGCGTGTCAGCTCCGATGTAAATTGCTCACGTGGATTTATTTAATTGGTTCAACTGGAAAGGAAAAACTCCATAAATTTGATTGAATtgatattcaaatataatagaCCCAGCTCATTAATTGACGGACAAGATTGTTCATTTTGTTAGAAATATTTGTCAAAAAGTtcgaaattataaatataatatcattttgCTATTATTTTGCAtcctttataattatatataataatataaagtaacaatattattcttattttcatattagattttatttttacaattttaactgaTAATTATGTCCATCTGGATTCGATTTTCAATCATTTTATCGAATTTgagtttaactttttaattaaaagtcGATCGAATTCTACTCGAATATAAAACTTTAAGTTTGAAATTAAGccgaattcaaaatttaatagtGTTTGGACTCTTCTTAATTACTTTTCTACCTCAAAGCTAgctagttaataattgatttttaataatttttcataaattggATTGTAGTGGATTCTCCATGATTGGAACGATGAGGATTGCATAAAAATCTTGAAGAAATGCAAGGAAGCAATCCCAAAGGATAAAGGAAAGGTGATAATTCTTGATGCTGTGATTGGACAACCGAAAGATGACAAATTTGAAGGACTTAAGTTGATGTTAGACATGATTATGATGGCTCACACCATTAAAGGAAAAGAGAGGACATTAAGTGAATGGGATTCAATTTTGATGGAGGCTGGCTTTAGCCATTATGTTATAAACTCCATTCCTGCAGTTCATTCTGTTATTGTTGCTTTCCCTTAggcttaaattaattattgcaTGAACGTGTTTATGGCACCAATTTATTGAGAATGTATGAAATGTTTTCCGTTTATGTATGAGTACATACATATATTAAATTGTGGTACTCTGTTTGGGACATAACAGCGTGGAATCTTTGGAAATGTCGGAACAAGAGAGTTTGccgtaaaaaaaaaagaatatttaaaGGGCGTTATCTAATGTATGATTAAGGCGGAGTTTTTTCTACAAGTCTTATATCCATCTTTTCCTTATTCTATTTAGAAATCTATGAAAATCCAGATCGTATTATTATTTCTTGATTTTGTGTATCCTCTTTTCTCATAGTCATCATCTTTATCATCCGTAAATTTTTGAATACTAGagtttttttagccatttattgTGGTtctgttggaatatgcctagaattctaattcctatttgtattaggactctattaatgaagtgtttgggagaaggataactttgttatcattggctaactaggaagtataaatccaattaggattaatattcctaatgccatatagactatttattcactatatatacactaccttattcaccttttagaatacaccaaaaaccgaacacacaatgtagacattgatgtgaataaggggaaaaagggggtgtgtgtgatgtgaggaatataagttaattcttaccctttcgggttacttcttgtagagagttaaacactttgtgggtttttcttctaagggcatatgtactagagatgttctctatttggtgattctccaccaattttgtactccttttgatgattagtggatggctcgaatctttcgcccgtggatgtacgctttaaagcagaaccacgtaaatctcttgtgttatttattattttgctatattattgtttgttgatcaaatccataattaaatacctaccaatggtttcgattccgctgcgcataccaatccggtcacgacaattggtaccaaagattcaagAATCgatatcaatgttacaacaattggtatcagagccaatttggttttcagatttaattatggattatgattatgatgGCAAAGTATTATTTGGAGGATTTCGCAAGGCGCAATTACTTGACACAAAAAGATTAtttggagatagagaagccACCAAATTTGAAAGTGCCGAAAGTCGTCAACTGAAGACAGACTTgggtattaaaattcttaaggAGATTTTTGTGATGGAGATCAATATGCTACTTTAAACTACAAAGAAAAAGGTATGACTtttctaaacacacaactatttgaggattttatagagcCTTTGTAAGATGAATGATTGGGGTAATCTCTTTATACTCTCATAAAATTCTATTggtaatataaaaatttcttttaagAGTTTGTTGAATGAAGAGTTCGTTTGGGCATAATCagatttttgataaaatcatgatattgcaaaagagattttgttttgattaagtagcaatcttagacacaagatggattacaacgtttgtaatttgaaaCGGCGTCACTATTGAATCGCTCATAAGCCAATTTGTTTGGAGATAGGCAGAATattttttatccaaaatttatgcagattcaggttgttcatatcacatatgtgccaatttcgattggttttccgTCTACAACTGAGTTGATAGTGGAGTGTAGTTATGGGCAACGGTCAATACATGCAGAATTTTGGGATTTTGGTTCAGTTAAGGACAAGATGCATAATGAGGCAGTTAGAACAATAATGAATGTTCAACATGATTTCTATATGCACATGTCTGGTAtctcaatatataaaactacgagttttatgggttatttggcaatgaagtgagattggatgctgcacttgtgatgtatgctcattgggttggtcgacttatgaagattaagggatatgctacgacctcaacatttgttttttgatttaatcattataggctactaatgacgtttgtttctggtatcagttttaagaccaacaaaattcgaagcttcgtgaaattttgattgatacacccGAAGATAGTAAATCTTCAAGTCATTTTGGTTTCAGCAAGTTCAAGACGTTCTTGAAACTTGTATGGTCCTCCTCAAAGAACCTCTTTTGGAATAAGTTCAGTTTGGACTTAAATGGAGAAATTGGAGCACAACAGTAATCACAGTTTATTGGAGAATTCaagtcaaggtggagattgttggaatatgcctagaattctaattcctatttgtattaggactctattaatgaagtgtttgggagaaggataactttgttatcattggctaactaggaagtataaatccaattaggattaatattcctaatgccatatagactatttattcactatatatacactaccttattcaccttttagaatacaccaaaaaccgaacacacaatgtagacattgatgtgaataaggggaaaagggggtgtgtgtgatgtgaggaatataagttaattcttacccttttgggtacttcttgtagagagagaaacactttgtgggtttttcttctaagggcatatttactagagatgttctctatttggtgattttccatcaattttgtactccttttgatgattagtggatggctcgaatctttcgcccgtggatgtacgctttaatgcagaaccacgtaaatctcttgtgttatttattattttgctatatttgttgatcaaatccataattaaatacctaccgaatggtttcgattccgctgcgcataccaatccggtcacgaaccggtcacgacaattggtaccaaaaaTTCAAgaatcggtatcaatgttacaacaggTTCATTTATAAAAAGGTACCTAATGAAGGCTTTTCTACAAAGTTTGCAAGACAATAATTTATTGTAATAGTCAAAGTAATTTAAACGTggtttaaaatttagtttatcataagaaattgaaaaatattgatgtaataataaagcttagtaattataaaaaaaaatatcctgAGTAAGAATATCATAAAAGATAAAAGAATTTTCATAGCGAAAAAAAGtataacaattaattaatgCATCAGATTTGTTGGAACAGTTACTAAGCTCAAGAATAGCTTTGGACGTGGATAACCTCATTGCATGAGGTTCTAAGAGGCATATGATTATGAATGATATGGATAATTTTTACATTGGCTTGGAGAAATTGCAGGTAAAGAAGATGAGGGTAGAACCGCTCTTTGTATATCTGTCAAGGTGGAGACAATTGAAATATATGGCTCATTCAGTGACGGAGGTAGGGGGAGGCATGGGATGGCCACGGCCCCTCCAACTTTAAGAAAATATCAAAACTAACATTcaaaatttttgtattttacgatttaagcctttttgttttttttttaaattatctctTTCATATAATACCTTTTGCGATTTGGCCCGTTAATATTAAAATTCTGACTTCGGCCAAGCACCAAAGCATGAAGACTTGAATCGGTTCTACAGCCGGCTCACCCAAGGGGGCCGGATGTCGAGCCAGCTTTAGACTAGAAATATAGCCTCCGATCATCACACAGTTCTACATCTGGCTCTACATCAAAAGTGTGACCTCTTCCTCATTCAGCTCTTCGACTAGTTCTATTTGGTGAACTAGTCGTACAACCGAATGAGATGTGGGCTTAATTTGAATTTTGTGTAAATGTTTTAATATGTTTTAGAATCATATTCAAACAGAATTTAGTCTGAAGTGTATCATTAAGAATTTTAAtatctgatataattttatcacAATTCACAACTCTAGCTACTCACATGATAATAAAATCAACTCCTCATTATTATATGTGGACataaatattattgatttaGCTATATCATCTGTTTtgtattctttttatatatataattattattttattcaaatttgtaTAACTTTTGAATCAACAAtatctataacaaatataaaagtgtattcgcgGGGGGAACACTTCCGTtcacggacaaaaataccctctacatattttatccaagttgatATTCCTAATTGtgacatataagaatatttgtgcttaacaaatagaaagctgacattcctaatccataaaggaaacatattaaaaataattatcgcagtagctaccattatgtattaaatttataatgctaaaaggaattgtgcaacaactatcattatgtgttaaatttctAATCCTAATAGGAATTGCACAGATATatcactatatatataaaagaatatgacgagtttcattaatattaaataatcatattataatatttattttaaagctttgatattttttatatttattagttatttactatgaaaaataatataaatttgtttcaatcatattatcattttttaataacaatatcaaaaattaaatctatttcttaattctaattttaacatttccaataaaagaaattataattttataaaataattcaacaaaacaaataaaaatatacaagtctaataaaatttaaataataatatattattaaaaaatatacaattataatattaaataatgggtcatatagatatcgttaacgtgcgtagcacgtggccaaaAAACTAGTCTAAATAAAAAAGGTTTAATGGTGGGAAAAAAAGCCAAACCCATATAAGTTattgcaatttaaccaaaatttttaattttttataataatagccatttttttaacaataatagcaaatttgaatttttttattgtaattttggCCACTAATTTAGTTGTTATTGcaacaaaaattaatatacaatttggctattattataaaaatttaaaaattaatttaaattataataaatcgtaaaattttgatttttttttactattaagccgacaaaaaagtttattttagaATGACAAAAAAAACATCAAGACAAATTGCGGTTGTGacaataatttttcttaaaatctTTTAAAGGTAAAATATATGATCATATATGTTATGTTCCCTCCATGAAAGGACACTTTATGTAGGACCATTATTACTGAATGTCTGAAGCCATTTGTTTGTGCAATGATGTCAAATTTTCAGCCATAaaaattttcagtttaattaCTACACAATAATtgagaacaaaggatcaaatctCCTATTCAATTTGGcaagaaatattaaataagtaattttttgCACTTTTGATATAAACAGATCTAAAAATCatgttttttgtattaaaaaatcCTCCACTCGCACCTAAGCAAGTGAACTGTActctaaaaaaaacttaaaaaaacttaaaaaaacttaaaaaaacccttattatttatttatttgttaaattgatctttaataatttttatgaacTACTAAATACCACCCTTTTTTATCTAAATACATTTTTACCTTTTCCTAATTCTAAAACTCACGTTCAAATTCTCTCAACTCACATTCAAACAcgaatatatttatattaattatttatcaaaaaaatacacTTATAATATTTTGAGTACagatatattaattgttttattaaaaaatacacttataatatttatattaattttattttaatggttTA containing:
- the LOC126655160 gene encoding acetylserotonin O-methyltransferase-like → MEETRISDSKVEKLEEENEEAQAEIQIWKYIFGFSILGTVKCAIELGIADAIENHHQGLMTLSELASAVGCTDPSYLFRIMRLLVHQKFFKERSTIGCTTGYANTPLSRRLLRRGENNMADFILLENSPPMLAPFQCLSNHVRGTSDKSIFEEANGENLWKFTEANPDQSKLFSDAMSNDARVLIPKVIKGCPEVFDGITSLVDVGGGDGTTIGLLVKAFPWINGINFDLPHVAFVAPECDGVTHVGGDMFEYVPKADAIIFKWILHDWNDEDCIKILKKCKEAIPKDKGKVIILDAVIGQPKDDKFEGLKLMLDMIMMAHTIKGKERTLSEWDSILMEAGFSHYVINSIPAVHSVIVAFP